Proteins encoded together in one Citromicrobium bathyomarinum window:
- a CDS encoding cyclopropane-fatty-acyl-phospholipid synthase family protein, producing MGVSENQRGGDLLAASQRFERKPGIFARLLAPGFHKLIDKMDEGIARGAVLGRLPDGSTRLLGGRSPGFEAEVTIHNWRALVRVATGGSVGWYQAWEAGEWSSPDPVPLFALFMQNALTLGDTARAKGGWKRALSSAHGKQRNTRKGAEKNISAHYDLGNDFYAAWLGETMTYSAALFDEGSAPQTLNMAQRAKIDAILDRVALKSGDTLLEIGCGWGTLARAAADRGAKVDAISLSEEQLAWARRQSVGDARFLYQDYRDTNGQYDAIASVEMVEALGREYWPTFMDCVARNLKPGGRAAIQFIAIDDALFDSYAASADFIQAYIFPGGLLIRASEFRALGEERGLRWTDEKRFGIDYAETLRLWREAFDRAAAESLLPEGFDERFRALWRYYLMYCEGGFRGGGIDVYQVTLVKER from the coding sequence ATGGGGGTAAGCGAAAACCAGCGCGGAGGCGATTTGCTCGCCGCATCGCAACGCTTCGAACGGAAGCCGGGCATCTTCGCCCGCCTGCTCGCCCCCGGATTTCACAAGCTGATCGACAAGATGGACGAAGGCATTGCGCGTGGCGCGGTGCTTGGGCGCTTGCCCGATGGCAGCACGCGGCTGCTCGGCGGCCGCTCACCGGGTTTCGAGGCGGAGGTGACGATCCACAACTGGCGCGCGCTGGTGCGGGTCGCGACCGGCGGTTCGGTGGGCTGGTATCAGGCGTGGGAGGCGGGCGAATGGTCGAGTCCCGATCCGGTGCCGCTGTTCGCTCTGTTCATGCAGAACGCGCTGACGCTGGGCGATACGGCCCGCGCCAAGGGCGGGTGGAAGCGCGCGCTAAGCAGCGCGCATGGCAAGCAGCGTAACACCCGCAAAGGGGCGGAGAAGAACATCTCCGCGCACTACGACCTCGGCAATGATTTCTACGCCGCATGGCTGGGCGAGACGATGACCTATTCGGCCGCGCTGTTCGATGAAGGCAGCGCGCCCCAGACGCTCAATATGGCGCAGCGGGCGAAGATCGATGCGATCCTCGACCGCGTAGCGCTCAAGTCCGGGGACACACTGCTCGAAATCGGATGTGGCTGGGGCACTCTGGCACGCGCGGCGGCGGATCGCGGGGCGAAGGTCGACGCGATCAGCCTGTCGGAAGAGCAGCTTGCCTGGGCCCGGCGGCAAAGCGTCGGCGATGCGCGCTTCCTGTATCAGGATTACCGCGACACCAACGGCCAGTACGACGCGATCGCCAGCGTCGAGATGGTCGAAGCGCTGGGCCGCGAATACTGGCCGACCTTCATGGATTGCGTTGCGCGGAACCTGAAACCGGGCGGGCGCGCCGCGATCCAGTTCATCGCGATCGACGATGCGCTGTTCGATTCCTACGCCGCCAGCGCGGACTTCATCCAGGCCTATATCTTCCCCGGCGGCCTGCTGATCCGCGCGTCCGAATTCCGCGCGCTCGGCGAGGAACGCGGGCTGCGCTGGACGGACGAGAAGCGCTTCGGGATCGACTACGCCGAAACGCTGCGGCTCTGGCGCGAGGCGTTCGATCGGGCGGCGGCGGAGTCGCTATTGCCCGAAGGCTTCGACGAACGCTTCCGCGCCCTGTGGCGCTATTACCTGATGTATTGCGAAGGCGGTTTCCGTGGTGGCGGGATCGATGTGTACCAGGTGACCCTGGTTAAGGAGAGATGA
- a CDS encoding 4-fold beta flower protein, protein MDYLRGKNGTIVGTREGRWLFDEEGEPVGHLFEQHLFRANGSGPLGTFIAGVLYNNERQPVAVGSDPELQLLSPPKPRFSPMQERLVPRGQSVVDAGPAPLGPPFDTMALASSLKDFGGKE, encoded by the coding sequence ATGGATTATCTTCGCGGGAAAAACGGCACCATAGTCGGTACTAGGGAAGGGCGCTGGCTTTTCGACGAAGAAGGGGAGCCAGTGGGTCACCTCTTTGAGCAACACCTGTTCCGTGCGAACGGAAGCGGCCCGCTGGGTACCTTCATTGCTGGTGTTCTCTACAACAACGAGCGGCAACCGGTGGCTGTAGGGAGCGATCCCGAGCTTCAGTTGCTCAGCCCCCCCAAGCCTCGCTTCAGCCCGATGCAGGAACGCTTAGTACCACGCGGACAAAGTGTGGTCGATGCTGGACCGGCTCCGCTTGGACCGCCCTTCGATACGATGGCGCTTGCGTCCTCTCTGAAGGATTTCGGAGGTAAAGAATGA
- a CDS encoding serine hydrolase domain-containing protein — MTKYLALIGALALPLAGCATAPVDTAHGVTASMPSDPLPVVGAEVLFWDDATRSARFRSMETFFPGQEVAPPATPRALPQGEALPASTQAAIRAYMASQNAAGVMVLQDGKVRFVDYGLGFGPDDRWTSFSVAKSFTSTLLGAAIKDGSIASLSDPVSQYIPALKGSAYDDVTVEQLATMTSGVKWNEDYTDPNSDVAKMFNVSPEPGQDQVVEYMKTLPREAPAGEKWVYKTGETNLIGVLVENAVGETLAEYAKRKIVDPAGFAHPLFWQTDLSGRSVGGCCLSAALSDYARMGQFALEGGDGVVPDGWFAEAGSPHVDFGNGYGYGYQWWTYPGDNFGAQGIFGQSITILPASRVVIAIVSNWPSATGKDLSAERAKLMATIGAGL, encoded by the coding sequence ATGACCAAGTACCTCGCGCTGATCGGGGCGCTCGCCCTGCCGCTCGCCGGATGCGCGACCGCTCCGGTCGATACCGCGCACGGCGTCACCGCGAGCATGCCCTCGGACCCGCTGCCGGTGGTGGGGGCAGAGGTGCTGTTCTGGGACGATGCCACGCGCTCGGCCCGCTTCCGCTCGATGGAAACCTTCTTCCCGGGTCAGGAGGTCGCTCCGCCCGCGACGCCCCGGGCGCTTCCGCAGGGCGAGGCACTGCCCGCGAGCACGCAGGCCGCGATCCGCGCCTATATGGCGAGCCAGAATGCAGCCGGGGTGATGGTGCTGCAGGACGGCAAGGTCCGCTTCGTCGACTATGGCCTCGGCTTTGGTCCCGATGATCGCTGGACCAGCTTCTCGGTCGCGAAGAGCTTTACCTCGACGCTGCTGGGCGCGGCGATCAAGGACGGTTCCATCGCCAGCCTGAGCGATCCCGTGTCGCAGTACATTCCCGCGCTGAAGGGCAGCGCTTACGACGATGTGACGGTCGAACAGCTCGCGACGATGACCTCGGGCGTGAAATGGAACGAGGACTACACCGATCCCAATTCCGACGTGGCGAAGATGTTCAACGTCAGCCCCGAGCCGGGTCAGGACCAGGTGGTCGAATACATGAAGACCCTGCCGCGAGAGGCACCAGCGGGGGAAAAGTGGGTCTACAAGACCGGCGAGACCAACCTGATCGGCGTGCTGGTGGAAAACGCGGTGGGCGAGACGCTGGCCGAATATGCCAAGCGCAAGATCGTCGATCCGGCCGGCTTTGCGCACCCGCTGTTCTGGCAGACCGATCTGTCGGGCCGCAGCGTGGGCGGCTGCTGCCTGTCCGCCGCGCTCAGCGATTATGCGCGGATGGGCCAGTTCGCGCTGGAAGGCGGAGATGGCGTGGTGCCTGATGGCTGGTTCGCGGAAGCGGGATCGCCGCACGTCGATTTCGGCAACGGCTATGGCTACGGCTATCAGTGGTGGACCTATCCCGGCGACAATTTCGGCGCGCAGGGGATATTCGGCCAGTCGATCACGATCCTCCCCGCCAGCCGGGTGGTGATCGCGATTGTATCCAACTGGCCGTCCGCGACCGGCAAGGACCTCTCCGCCGAACGCGCCAAGCTCATGGCGACGATCGGGGCGGGACTCTAG
- a CDS encoding 2-oxoacid:ferredoxin oxidoreductase subunit beta — MNAPVKIETTLKDWETDQEVRWCPGCGDYAILKAVQRTLPQLGSDPANTVFISGIGCSSRFPYYIESYGFHTIHGRAPAVATGVKLANPDLDVWLVTGDGDGLSIGGNHMMHVLRRNVNMQIMLFNNEIYGLTKGQYSPTSREGTRTPTSPIGSVDHPANPCAFALGSGARFVGRGIDVSKNLPDVLKAAHAHQGAAFVEIFQNCIVYNKDVFDAFAAPKGAEGQQLWLADGEPMLFDKGEKGLAFDAENLHFTVVDVVDGDWQAAGVRVHNVKNRVMAHLLAELPFGEFPMPLGVLYDDPAPTYESAVIAEREASVSGKEANLAKLLSGGQTWTVDGTAQDPV, encoded by the coding sequence ATGAACGCACCCGTTAAAATCGAAACCACGCTCAAGGACTGGGAAACCGACCAGGAGGTCCGCTGGTGCCCCGGTTGCGGGGACTATGCGATCCTCAAGGCGGTGCAGCGCACGCTGCCGCAGCTTGGCAGCGATCCGGCGAACACGGTGTTCATCTCCGGCATCGGCTGCTCCAGCCGCTTCCCTTATTACATCGAGAGCTACGGTTTCCACACGATCCACGGTCGCGCGCCGGCGGTGGCGACGGGCGTGAAGCTTGCCAATCCGGACCTCGACGTATGGCTCGTGACCGGCGACGGCGATGGCCTGAGCATCGGCGGCAACCACATGATGCATGTGCTTCGCCGCAACGTGAACATGCAGATCATGCTGTTCAACAACGAGATTTACGGCCTGACCAAGGGCCAGTACTCGCCCACCAGCCGCGAAGGCACGCGCACGCCGACCAGCCCGATCGGCTCGGTCGACCATCCCGCCAATCCATGCGCCTTCGCGCTGGGCAGCGGTGCGCGCTTCGTCGGGCGCGGGATCGACGTGTCGAAGAACCTGCCCGATGTCCTTAAGGCCGCGCACGCCCACCAGGGTGCGGCGTTCGTCGAGATCTTCCAGAACTGCATCGTCTACAACAAGGACGTATTCGACGCCTTCGCCGCGCCCAAGGGTGCAGAAGGCCAGCAGCTGTGGCTGGCCGATGGCGAGCCGATGCTGTTCGACAAGGGGGAGAAGGGCCTCGCCTTCGATGCCGAGAACCTTCACTTCACCGTGGTCGATGTCGTCGACGGTGACTGGCAGGCGGCAGGCGTGCGCGTGCACAACGTGAAGAACCGCGTGATGGCGCACTTGCTTGCGGAGCTGCCCTTCGGCGAATTCCCCATGCCGCTCGGCGTGCTCTACGACGATCCCGCGCCGACTTACGAAAGCGCGGTGATTGCGGAGCGTGAAGCTTCGGTGAGCGGCAAGGAAGCCAACCTCGCCAAGCTGCTCAGCGGTGGCCAGACCTGGACCGTCGACGGGACGGCGCAGGACCCGGTCTAG
- a CDS encoding phosphatase PAP2 family protein, with translation MDHSHIGHGHEPQATLPAETVALPERGFTINRSKALIAAGVLWSTWGLMIWLVTQGRTAGFDHSGLMLYRAGVDLQPLGGNMLQEAVRDITALGGLLLSTLAAGAAAIALLFLRMRREAMLFTLTVVLGWGLNALMKTLVGRERPTLVPHLTEAAGYSFPSGHSFTSAMIYIGMALAFASFSGRHSVRYTLIGSAMVISAMIAWSRVMLGVHFPSDVVAGWSGGAAWAFTAAALLYEPAKRAADSAAAHGLDPLGHR, from the coding sequence ATGGATCACAGCCACATCGGCCACGGACACGAGCCCCAGGCGACTCTCCCCGCCGAGACCGTCGCGCTTCCCGAGCGTGGCTTCACGATCAACCGCAGCAAGGCACTGATTGCCGCAGGCGTGCTGTGGTCGACCTGGGGCTTGATGATCTGGCTGGTCACACAGGGCCGTACCGCCGGCTTCGACCATTCGGGGCTGATGCTCTACCGCGCGGGCGTCGATCTCCAGCCACTCGGCGGCAACATGCTGCAAGAAGCGGTGCGCGATATCACCGCGCTGGGCGGGCTCCTTCTATCCACGCTCGCGGCGGGAGCGGCGGCGATCGCCCTGCTGTTCCTGCGGATGCGACGCGAGGCAATGCTGTTTACGCTTACCGTGGTGCTTGGCTGGGGCCTCAACGCGCTCATGAAGACGCTCGTCGGGCGGGAGCGGCCCACCCTCGTCCCGCATCTGACCGAGGCGGCGGGCTACAGCTTCCCCAGCGGGCACAGCTTTACCTCGGCGATGATCTATATCGGCATGGCGCTGGCCTTCGCCTCGTTCAGCGGCAGGCACTCGGTGCGCTACACACTGATCGGCAGCGCAATGGTGATCTCCGCGATGATCGCGTGGAGCCGGGTGATGCTGGGCGTGCACTTTCCCAGCGATGTGGTCGCCGGCTGGAGCGGCGGCGCGGCGTGGGCCTTCACCGCCGCCGCGCTGCTATACGAACCGGCCAAGCGCGCTGCCGACAGCGCGGCAGCGCACGGGCTCGATCCGCTGGGTCACCGCTAG
- a CDS encoding deoxyribodipyrimidine photo-lyase — protein sequence MESPQIVWLRRDLRLADNPALYAAAQAGPIIPVFVLDDERTGDRKYGDASRWWLHHSLESLARSFGRHNASLILRRGDSVNILADLAAKTGASAIHANRHYEPWWRKAQGDLKKALPEGCDLELHDGNYLMPLGTATTGSGDPYKIYTPFSRTMRDLMPPRDDLPAPETISQPGDLPPSDDLADWSLLPTNPDWSTEMAKFWSIGEDAAHERLDWWADHVGEYDEGRNLPSVDQTSQMSPHLHWGEISPVQIWHRMKDKRSDGWRTYESELIWRDYAQNVLCQFPRYPEESYRDAIDDAKLWRNPNRGHVIQEELEAWQYGRTGYPIVDAGMRQLWAIGWMHNRVRMIAASFLIKHLLIDWRHGERWFWDTLVDADYASNGTNWQWVAGTGVDSNMFPRIMAPLSQSEKFDAASYIREWVPELADLPDSEIHDPSDKCRPNDYPAKIIGHKEARERALEAYRAMKDD from the coding sequence ATGGAGTCTCCTCAAATCGTTTGGCTGCGGCGCGACCTGCGGCTGGCAGACAATCCCGCGCTCTACGCAGCGGCCCAGGCCGGGCCGATCATCCCGGTCTTCGTGCTCGACGACGAGCGGACGGGGGATCGAAAATACGGCGATGCCTCGCGCTGGTGGTTGCACCATTCGCTGGAAAGTCTGGCGAGGAGTTTCGGACGGCACAACGCGTCGCTGATCCTGCGGCGTGGCGACAGCGTGAACATCCTCGCAGACCTCGCGGCGAAGACCGGGGCGAGTGCGATCCACGCCAACCGCCATTACGAACCGTGGTGGCGCAAGGCACAGGGCGATCTCAAGAAGGCGCTGCCCGAGGGGTGCGACTTAGAACTGCACGACGGGAATTACCTGATGCCACTTGGCACCGCGACCACGGGCTCAGGTGACCCCTACAAGATATACACCCCATTTTCCCGAACGATGCGCGACCTGATGCCGCCGCGCGACGACCTGCCTGCGCCGGAGACGATTTCCCAGCCCGGGGACCTGCCGCCGAGCGACGATCTGGCGGATTGGAGCCTGCTCCCAACCAATCCCGACTGGTCCACGGAGATGGCGAAGTTCTGGTCGATCGGCGAAGACGCCGCGCACGAACGGCTCGACTGGTGGGCCGATCATGTCGGCGAGTACGACGAAGGCCGTAACCTGCCATCGGTCGATCAGACCAGCCAGATGTCGCCGCACCTGCACTGGGGCGAAATTTCCCCGGTCCAGATCTGGCATCGGATGAAGGACAAGCGCAGCGACGGCTGGCGGACTTACGAGAGCGAGCTGATCTGGCGAGACTATGCGCAGAACGTCCTGTGCCAGTTCCCGCGCTACCCCGAAGAAAGCTATCGCGACGCGATCGACGACGCCAAGCTCTGGCGCAATCCCAATCGCGGGCACGTGATTCAAGAAGAGCTGGAGGCCTGGCAGTACGGCCGTACCGGCTACCCCATCGTCGATGCCGGGATGCGCCAGCTGTGGGCGATCGGCTGGATGCACAACCGCGTGCGGATGATCGCCGCCAGCTTCCTCATCAAGCATCTGCTGATCGACTGGCGGCACGGCGAGCGCTGGTTCTGGGACACGCTGGTCGATGCCGACTACGCCAGCAACGGCACCAACTGGCAATGGGTCGCGGGCACCGGTGTGGACAGCAACATGTTCCCCCGGATCATGGCCCCCCTGAGCCAGAGCGAGAAGTTCGATGCGGCCAGCTATATCCGCGAATGGGTGCCCGAACTGGCGGACCTGCCCGACAGCGAAATCCACGATCCCTCGGACAAATGCCGCCCCAACGACTACCCGGCAAAGATCATCGGCCACAAGGAGGCGCGCGAACGGGCGCTGGAAGCCTACCGCGCGATGAAGGACGATTGA